The nucleotide window TTCATGAACTGACCCTTCCCGCATCCGAGCAACTGGAGAAATTACAACCATTGGATAGTTCCCCTCTGTTGCTGCGTGAAGTGTTGATGGAGAAGCGAAGCAGGGGCAGTCAGGCCATGTATGTGTGTGGACGGATTGAGCTTACGGGAGGCGGCCGCAAAAGCCGTGTGTGGCTTGCGTGGCAAGGAGATTCACGTATTCGCCTCTGGCGTAATCACCAGGAACAGTCTGACATGTTCCAGGCACATTGCAAGACGAATGAGCGTTGGTCTACACTTGAAGGACCTGTCGGTGGTAAGCCGCACATCTGCGAGATGAAAGGGTCCGTAGGCGATTCACTGCGTCTTCAGTTATACACGGATGGATTAAATGATCTGGATGCCATCCAAGCTTATGTGCCCGATGAACACATTCAGGTACTGCTGGATGCTACACATACCGGCGGTCTTGAAGATGATGCCGCTTTCATTGAGTTGGAATGGTAAGTGCAGGATATCAAGATGTGGATCGATCCTGATGAAGCTGTGACATTGGTGTAGATCAACTGTGAAAAAACTTGCTGGTGTTGATTTAAAAGACACTCTTTTTGGGTAATCTTGTGAAGAATTGACTTTAAGTACGTGTTCAAAAAGGTCGCTTTTCAGTACCAATGATGAGCTTGAACGTACATTCTTACATAATTGCTAAAATGAAGGAGTGGAATGGATAATGACACAACATAACGGCAAGTCACGTTTCCAAGGCAAGGTTGCGATTATTACCGGAGCAGGCTCCGGAATTGGGAAGGCTACTGCGGTCAAGCTGGCTAAAGAGGGTGCAAAAGTTGCACTGTTTGATCTGGTGAATGATCGAATCTCGGAAACGGAAGCTGAGATTAATGCGCTGCAGCCTGGTGTGGCAAGAGCATTCGATGTAGACATTTCCGACCCGGCACGTGTGGAAAAGGCAGTGCTCGAAACCGTGGAATTATTCGGTGGTTTGGATATTGTTTTTGCCAATGCCGGTATTAACGGAGTATCGGCACCCATAGAGGATATTCAGGTTGAAGAGTGGCAACAGATTATTACAACGAACCTGAATGGTACGTTTTTCACCATTAAATATGCATTGCCGCACTTGAAAAAACGAGGCGGTGGCAGCATTATCATCACGAGTTCCATCAACGGAAATCAACGCTTCTCAAGCTTCGGCATGTCAGCGTATAGCACGTCCAAGGCAGGGCAGGTTGCATTTGCGAAGATGGCAGCGCTTGAGCTGGCGAAGTTCAAGATACGTGTAAACGTGATCTGTCCAGGAGCGATTGCGACCAATATCGATCAAAGTACGGTCAAAACGGATGATTTGCAGCATATCATTATTCCAATGGAGTTCCCGGAAGGACAGCAGCCACTTGCGGACGGGCCGGGTCAGCCGGAACATGTTGCGGATCTGGTAAGTTTCCTCGCATCGTCCGAATCCAGACATATTACCGGAGCAGAGATCGTGATTGATGGTGCCGAGTCATTGCTCAGCTAAGTGAGCATTCTGGATCAATTTCATTTTTGCTGAAATAAGTATGTCTGCGATAGTCGTTCCTCTGGGACGGCTTTTTTTGTTATAATGCTAACATTCGAATACTGAGGCTGAAGAGTAGTAGGGTACATTTATTAGGAGCGATCATATGCATATAGAGTTACCGATACAAGAGATTATTCCGGAGTTAAGGCAGTTATTTCGGGATCAAGATACAGGTGTGTTAATTGCAGAACCGGGTGCGGGAAAAACGACTGTTGTACCGCTGGCTTTGCTGGAGGAACCGTGGGTTGCGGGACGCAAAATCATTATGCTGGAACCCCGAAGGCTGGCCGCGCGTTCAGCTGCATCGAGATTGGCGGCTACACTAGGGGAAAAAGCGGGGCAAACCGTAGGCTATCGTGTACGCATGGATACACGGGTGAGTCAGGCGACACGCATTGAAGTTGTGACGGAAGGCGTATTGACCCGAATGTTGCAGCAGGATCAGGGTCTTGAAGACACGGCAATGATTATCTTCGACGAATTCCATGAGCGTCACCTACACGGGGACTTGGGCTTGGCCCTGGCATTGGAATCGCGAGCGATGTTACGTCCAGACCTGAAACTGCTGGTGATGTCGGCGACCCTTGATCCGGTTCCCGTCTGTGCATTGCTTGGTGAAGGTACAAGATCAATTCACTGTCCGGGACGCACGTTTCCGGTGGAAACACGATATGTGCCAAGACCGGCAGCTATGCAGCTGGAACAATTCACGGCTCAGACGGTGAACAAGGCATTAGTTGAACAGGAGGGAGACGTACTCGTTTTTCTTCCTGGTGCAAGAGAGATACACCGTACAGAGCGGGAGTTATCGAATGGTTCTCTTCCTGGACATGTGAAAGTTCATTCCCTGTATGGCAGTATGCCGGTGGAACAACAGGATGAGGTGATAAAGCCGGCGGCTGAGGGTTGGCGCAAGGTCGTATTGTCCACGTCCATTGCGGAATCCAGTCTTACGCTGGCTGGCGTTAAAGTTGTGGTAGACGCGGGGCTGAGCCGAGCATCGGCATTCTCGCCGCGTACGGGCATGAGCCGACTTGTTACCCTGCCGGTGTCCAAGGCGTCAGCTGATCAGCGGCGGGGGCGTGCAGGGCGTATCGCCCCAGGGGTGTGTTACCGGCTATGGAGCGAAGAGGTTCATGGGGGACTGCCTGAGGCAGCTCGCCCAGAGATCACTTCCGCGGATCTTGCGCCGCTGGCGCTGGAGCTTGCCGTTTGGGGTGTTCAGTCCCCAGCAGAGCTGCAATGGCTGGACACCCCGCCTGACGCCGCCTACGGCCAGGCACAGGCGCTGCTGCGCCAGCTGGGCGGCCTGGACGACGCAGGCCGCATCACGCCCTTCGGGCGGCGGATGAACACGCTTGGCGTGCATCCGCGACTGGCCAGCATGCTGCTCCGCGCAGCGGAGCTTGGGCTGGCCAGCTACGCCAGCATGCTGGCGGCACTGCTGCAGGAGCCTGCCGGCCTCCGCAGCAGTGGCAGTGCAGGCGCGGGCACGGACCTCCGCCCGCGCGTAGAGGCGCTGCTGATCGCGGACAGCAGCGGCATGCCGCAAGCGGCAGCGGCTGCCCTAGACGGCGCGGCCGTGCGGCGCATGCTCCAGGAGAGCCGCCAGCTGCGCTCGGCGCTCGGCCCGGCGGCCGATCCGGTGCGGCCGGATGAGGACAGCTGCGGATTGCTGCTGTCCTTCGCCTATCCGGACCGGATCGGGCAACGCCGGGAGGACGGCCGCTATCTGCTGAGCAGCGGCCGCGGCGTACGGGTCGCAGCGACAGAATCGCTGAGCCGTGCAGCGTATCTGGTCGCAGCCGAGGCAGACGACCAAGGCGCAGATGCGCGCATCCTGCTGGCTGCGCCGTTGCAGGAGCAGACCTTGTTGCAGGCAGGTCAGCACTTGCTGCGCGATGAAGTGCAAGTGGCTTGGGATTCCAATACCCGCAGCGTGCGGGCACATAAGAGACTTCGTATTGGAGCCCTTGTGATTAAAGAGAGCAGTATTGCACAGCCGCCTGAAGATCAGGTGCTGGAAGCACTATTATCCGGGATACGGATGGAAGGGCTGGATTGTCTGCCCTGGACAAAAACATCCAGACAACTTGCGGACAGGCTACGGTTCCTGCATCTCCATTTACCTGAGTGGCCTGACCTGATCGAAGATGATCTGACCGAAGAGTTGGCAGAACATCTTACCCCTTATCTGACAGGCATGCGATCGGCAGCCGACCTGAAGAGATTGTCAATGCAGGATGTATTACTGGGTGGATTGAGCTGGGCGCAACGACAACAACTGGACGATGAAGCGCCGACGCATATACAGGTGCCCAGTGGCTCACGTATTCCTGTGGACTACAGTCGTCCAGAGGACCCGGCGCTGGCAGTAAGATTACAGGAGATGTTTGGACAACAGGAGACACCGCGTATAGCGGGTGGGCGAGTCCCGTTGACCATCCACTTGTTATCGCCAGCTCAGCGACCTGTACAGGTCACACGAGACTTGGCCAATTTCTGGCGAGAGACGTACTTTGACGTCAAAAAAGATCTGAAAGGTCGTTATCCGAAGCACTACTGGCCGGATAATCCACTTGAAGCGGTCGCCACAAATCGAGCCAAACCACGGGGCAAATAGATGAATTATTTCGTTTTTCAAATATCAACGATTTGGTTCCCAAAGGGCGCGTATCAGGGTTAGACTCTGCTGAACAACAGTCAGTTTTGTAGCTGATCGAATCATTCTCTGTCTTAAAGAATCACCCTTTAACCAGGACGTGTCTCCAAACTCGCTAACGTGCATCTTCTACTATCTTTTCGCTCCATG belongs to Paenibacillus sp. FSL H8-0079 and includes:
- a CDS encoding SDR family NAD(P)-dependent oxidoreductase; this translates as MTQHNGKSRFQGKVAIITGAGSGIGKATAVKLAKEGAKVALFDLVNDRISETEAEINALQPGVARAFDVDISDPARVEKAVLETVELFGGLDIVFANAGINGVSAPIEDIQVEEWQQIITTNLNGTFFTIKYALPHLKKRGGGSIIITSSINGNQRFSSFGMSAYSTSKAGQVAFAKMAALELAKFKIRVNVICPGAIATNIDQSTVKTDDLQHIIIPMEFPEGQQPLADGPGQPEHVADLVSFLASSESRHITGAEIVIDGAESLLS
- the hrpB gene encoding ATP-dependent helicase HrpB; the encoded protein is MHIELPIQEIIPELRQLFRDQDTGVLIAEPGAGKTTVVPLALLEEPWVAGRKIIMLEPRRLAARSAASRLAATLGEKAGQTVGYRVRMDTRVSQATRIEVVTEGVLTRMLQQDQGLEDTAMIIFDEFHERHLHGDLGLALALESRAMLRPDLKLLVMSATLDPVPVCALLGEGTRSIHCPGRTFPVETRYVPRPAAMQLEQFTAQTVNKALVEQEGDVLVFLPGAREIHRTERELSNGSLPGHVKVHSLYGSMPVEQQDEVIKPAAEGWRKVVLSTSIAESSLTLAGVKVVVDAGLSRASAFSPRTGMSRLVTLPVSKASADQRRGRAGRIAPGVCYRLWSEEVHGGLPEAARPEITSADLAPLALELAVWGVQSPAELQWLDTPPDAAYGQAQALLRQLGGLDDAGRITPFGRRMNTLGVHPRLASMLLRAAELGLASYASMLAALLQEPAGLRSSGSAGAGTDLRPRVEALLIADSSGMPQAAAAALDGAAVRRMLQESRQLRSALGPAADPVRPDEDSCGLLLSFAYPDRIGQRREDGRYLLSSGRGVRVAATESLSRAAYLVAAEADDQGADARILLAAPLQEQTLLQAGQHLLRDEVQVAWDSNTRSVRAHKRLRIGALVIKESSIAQPPEDQVLEALLSGIRMEGLDCLPWTKTSRQLADRLRFLHLHLPEWPDLIEDDLTEELAEHLTPYLTGMRSAADLKRLSMQDVLLGGLSWAQRQQLDDEAPTHIQVPSGSRIPVDYSRPEDPALAVRLQEMFGQQETPRIAGGRVPLTIHLLSPAQRPVQVTRDLANFWRETYFDVKKDLKGRYPKHYWPDNPLEAVATNRAKPRGK